Proteins from a genomic interval of Nitrosomonas sp.:
- a CDS encoding DUF4198 domain-containing protein: MSSTQTILVAVMSGLLSLNVAAHSLWLEGDTNASKLYFGEYDENLREPSPGRLDSIIAPIATVIDATGAERFVNASRNGNHFDIPGGIQYWYRHSQPVREPQAENSIPAQKRFFYARLGKGGSLPLDILRPSANLLRLSFMGKPRAKTEIVITAPSGWQKHLHTDENGEAGFSLPKPGLYVAEARHTLDNPGESDGKAYAIEIHIATLSIYK; the protein is encoded by the coding sequence ATGAGCTCCACACAAACTATCCTCGTCGCCGTCATGAGCGGTCTGCTCAGCCTCAATGTCGCCGCCCACTCGCTATGGCTAGAAGGCGACACTAACGCCAGCAAGCTTTATTTCGGCGAATACGATGAGAATCTGCGTGAACCCTCGCCAGGAAGACTCGACAGCATCATTGCGCCGATAGCAACCGTGATTGATGCCACAGGCGCAGAGAGGTTCGTCAATGCCAGCCGCAACGGCAATCACTTTGATATTCCTGGTGGCATACAGTACTGGTACAGGCACTCGCAACCCGTACGTGAACCACAGGCAGAAAACTCCATTCCTGCGCAAAAACGTTTTTTCTATGCACGCCTTGGTAAAGGCGGCAGCTTGCCGCTGGATATACTACGACCCAGTGCAAATTTGTTGCGCTTGAGTTTCATGGGCAAGCCCCGGGCCAAAACTGAGATTGTCATCACCGCGCCCAGCGGCTGGCAAAAACATCTGCATACGGACGAAAATGGTGAAGCTGGTTTTTCACTGCCGAAACCTGGCCTCTATGTTGCTGAAGCGAGGCACACGCTAGATAATCCCGGAGAATCTGATGGTAAAGCCTACGCTATCGAGATCCACATTGCCACGCTTAGTATTTACAAATGA